In Methylophaga thalassica, one genomic interval encodes:
- a CDS encoding AAA family ATPase, with protein sequence MTEQSPFLVQVNQAFNVPAPDAFVLEGFSADTTHPNIPVRKDEYVFRKEDLRDVLAFLSHPDGDGLYITGPTGCGKTSLICQVASRLNWPVQQITAHGRLELSDLIGHHTLVNGNMTFVYGPLSLAVKHGHLLIINEMDLAEPAELAGLNDILEGAPLVIAQNGGEIIMPHNNFRFIATGNSAGSGDQTGLYQGVLQQNLAFLDRFRIIEATYAEPSVEEAILENVAPGLPEVFRQKMVKVAGDIRRLFIGGADGGAELSITMSTRTLVRWAKLTLAFKGAPNAVEYALVRSLTARAELEQREAIHRIAADVFGDHWED encoded by the coding sequence ATGACTGAACAATCCCCATTTTTGGTTCAAGTGAATCAAGCGTTTAATGTCCCGGCTCCTGATGCTTTCGTTCTGGAAGGATTTAGTGCCGACACTACCCATCCAAACATTCCCGTTCGCAAGGACGAGTATGTTTTTAGAAAAGAAGACTTACGTGACGTATTGGCGTTCTTGTCTCACCCAGACGGTGACGGTTTGTATATTACAGGCCCCACGGGATGCGGTAAGACCTCGCTAATTTGCCAAGTTGCTTCTCGATTGAATTGGCCTGTTCAGCAAATTACTGCGCACGGTCGATTGGAGTTGTCCGATCTTATCGGTCACCACACGCTGGTTAATGGCAACATGACCTTTGTGTATGGACCGCTATCGCTGGCTGTAAAGCATGGCCATTTGCTGATCATTAATGAAATGGATCTTGCTGAGCCTGCTGAACTGGCTGGACTCAATGACATTTTGGAAGGTGCCCCGTTGGTTATCGCACAAAATGGCGGTGAGATCATCATGCCACATAACAATTTTCGTTTTATCGCTACCGGCAACAGTGCGGGCAGCGGTGACCAGACGGGCTTGTATCAAGGTGTGCTTCAACAAAATTTGGCTTTTCTTGATCGCTTTAGAATCATCGAAGCGACCTATGCAGAGCCTTCTGTAGAGGAAGCCATTCTGGAGAACGTTGCGCCAGGCTTGCCAGAAGTCTTTCGCCAAAAAATGGTGAAAGTGGCTGGTGACATTCGCCGTCTTTTTATTGGGGGCGCGGATGGCGGTGCTGAGCTTAGTATCACCATGTCCACTCGGACCTTGGTGCGCTGGGCAAAGTTAACACTTGCTTTTAAAGGCGCTCCTAACGCAGTGGAGTATGCACTGGTTCGGTCTTTGACGGCTCGTGCTGAGTTGGAGCAACGTGAAGCCATTCACCGTATTGCTGCTGATGTATTCGGTGACCATTGGGAGGATTGA
- a CDS encoding DUF3150 domain-containing protein gives MSIQTLDKLLICHIDCSIWSGRKKLRPEDFRLANGSQLPPKDVASLGSKKICDPEALANFERLKKEAQRLCEQVGVRFLGGYAVPEDRIDQIVPELDRIGQEFAQCKQLFLDNYDQVTFDWVAKHPEFADAIRRALSPIEDVEQRLQFDYAIYRMQPAEQAGGLDDKVNGMGHTLFREVARDANELFERSVAGKNQISQRALNPLKRLRDKLDGLSFLDHRVQPMVEAMDNLFVRLPKTGPVTDNLYHELMATILILSDPDKMRMHGEGQLDIRQLMPKPEPKPAQPVSAQADNLRAIPQPTVRPNLGSTVPNSFYF, from the coding sequence ATGAGTATTCAAACCCTCGACAAACTCTTGATTTGTCACATCGACTGTTCCATCTGGAGCGGTAGAAAAAAACTAAGGCCTGAAGATTTCAGACTAGCCAATGGCAGCCAACTTCCACCGAAGGATGTTGCCAGCTTAGGGAGTAAAAAAATTTGCGACCCTGAGGCATTGGCGAACTTTGAAAGGCTTAAGAAAGAAGCGCAACGCTTGTGTGAGCAAGTCGGTGTGCGGTTTTTAGGTGGCTATGCCGTCCCTGAAGACCGAATTGATCAGATTGTTCCAGAGCTTGACCGGATCGGTCAGGAGTTTGCGCAGTGCAAGCAGTTGTTCTTGGACAACTATGATCAGGTGACGTTTGACTGGGTTGCAAAACACCCGGAATTTGCAGATGCAATCCGGCGTGCGCTGTCACCCATCGAAGACGTGGAACAACGGCTTCAGTTCGATTATGCCATCTATCGAATGCAACCGGCTGAACAAGCTGGTGGCTTAGATGACAAGGTCAATGGCATGGGACACACCCTCTTTAGGGAGGTGGCTCGTGATGCCAATGAACTGTTTGAGCGTTCCGTTGCAGGTAAGAATCAAATCAGCCAGCGAGCCCTTAATCCTCTCAAGCGATTAAGAGACAAGTTGGATGGTTTGTCATTCCTGGATCATCGAGTTCAGCCGATGGTTGAAGCGATGGACAATTTATTTGTTCGTCTGCCGAAGACCGGCCCTGTGACAGACAATCTCTATCACGAACTGATGGCGACCATTTTAATTTTGTCTGATCCAGACAAGATGAGAATGCACGGTGAAGGTCAATTGGATATCAGACAACTGATGCCCAAACCTGAACCTAAACCCGCACAGCCAGTATCTGCTCAGGCAGATAACTTACGTGCAATACCACAACCAACCGTCAGACCAAACCTTGGTTCGACTGTACCAAACTCATTTTATTTCTAA
- a CDS encoding VWA domain-containing protein has protein sequence MNHPLKNALPIVAAAYGEKFGVKVLIQGQDAFTDGERIVIPTANPDDPHYQQIAWGYLAHEAAHIRHTNFDMVQKASSKPIRKALLNIIEDVRIENELAKDYPGTRRSISQVIEYMVDTQQMSVPEQLEPASNLQAWLLFRLRCHFLGQKAMTPLYQAVDERVRQLFPAAAMSRLSAMLTAVPSLASTGEVLKLVDAIVAMLKEESRPPQDESDADSGNDIEQDASNDSNNSSDSQTPEAASSAMGDAAETGDSDNSDQADNLRQALEASAAQFEPDTFAQVAEVLSEQAEGHQGVTPLSLPQAEQAMLGDEAILTLSASESAQIRARLRGMVQSSQDNRNHAKRQGLRVATHRLAASQAGESRLFIQRQPRIAPNAAVHLLVDISGSMGKPIGEGNRKYFHVANEAALALAMALEDIPGVVPAVSYFPGIHQEVSIALLPKQSVRHRAACFDQKPRGCTPMAQAMWFAANSLLAQKQKRKLMIVLTDGDPDDWAATHDIVDRCRRSGFELLGIGIQTRSVEKFFPQSIVINDVKDLKRELFEVTQQLLIQ, from the coding sequence ATGAATCATCCATTAAAAAACGCACTGCCAATCGTTGCCGCCGCTTATGGCGAAAAGTTTGGTGTGAAGGTGCTTATTCAAGGACAAGATGCGTTTACCGATGGTGAGCGGATTGTGATCCCAACAGCAAACCCAGACGACCCACACTATCAACAGATAGCTTGGGGTTATCTGGCTCATGAAGCGGCGCATATTCGGCATACCAATTTTGACATGGTGCAGAAGGCGTCGTCCAAGCCGATCCGTAAGGCACTTCTCAATATCATTGAGGACGTTCGCATTGAAAACGAATTGGCAAAGGATTACCCCGGAACCCGGCGCAGTATTTCGCAAGTGATTGAGTACATGGTGGACACTCAGCAAATGAGTGTACCTGAACAGCTTGAGCCTGCATCTAACTTGCAAGCCTGGTTGTTGTTCCGCTTGAGATGCCATTTTCTGGGCCAGAAAGCGATGACGCCTTTGTATCAAGCAGTTGATGAAAGAGTGAGACAACTCTTTCCTGCCGCAGCGATGAGCCGGTTAAGCGCCATGCTGACAGCAGTACCTAGCCTGGCGTCTACAGGTGAAGTGCTAAAACTTGTCGATGCCATCGTTGCCATGTTGAAAGAAGAATCTCGTCCACCACAGGATGAGTCGGATGCTGATAGCGGTAATGACATTGAACAAGATGCGAGTAATGACAGCAATAACAGTAGTGACAGTCAAACCCCAGAAGCAGCATCGTCTGCAATGGGGGATGCCGCTGAAACGGGTGATTCAGATAACTCTGATCAAGCTGACAATTTGCGACAAGCCTTAGAGGCCAGTGCCGCTCAGTTTGAACCCGATACCTTTGCCCAAGTGGCAGAAGTGTTGTCGGAACAAGCTGAAGGACATCAGGGCGTCACACCTCTCAGTTTGCCCCAAGCAGAGCAAGCTATGTTGGGTGATGAGGCTATCTTGACCTTATCGGCGTCTGAGTCGGCTCAAATCCGAGCCCGACTTAGGGGCATGGTTCAGTCCAGTCAGGACAATCGGAATCATGCCAAACGGCAAGGTCTTCGAGTTGCAACCCATCGTCTTGCCGCTTCACAAGCAGGTGAGTCGAGATTGTTTATTCAAAGGCAACCTCGCATTGCGCCCAATGCTGCTGTGCACTTGCTTGTCGATATATCGGGCTCAATGGGTAAGCCCATTGGCGAGGGTAATCGAAAGTACTTTCATGTTGCCAATGAAGCCGCATTGGCTTTAGCCATGGCACTGGAAGACATACCGGGTGTTGTACCTGCGGTCAGTTATTTTCCTGGTATTCATCAGGAAGTTTCTATCGCGTTATTGCCCAAGCAATCGGTTCGACATCGGGCCGCCTGTTTTGACCAAAAACCACGAGGTTGTACGCCTATGGCACAAGCAATGTGGTTTGCGGCAAACAGTTTGTTAGCACAAAAACAGAAGCGAAAGCTAATGATAGTGCTAACGGATGGTGACCCAGATGATTGGGCTGCCACGCATGACATTGTTGACCGGTGCAGACGAAGTGGCTTTGAGCTACTGGGAATAGGGATTCAAACACGCAGTGTTGAGAAATTCTTTCCACAAAGCATCGTGATTAACGACGTCAAAGATCTAAAGCGTGAGTTATTCGAAGTAACACAACAACTGTTAATTCAGTAA
- the radC gene encoding RadC family protein, translating to MKNKKFLAGEEAGTYIVPEQVTEADILDMALKLARGRLSKGRKIEQPSSAFSYLQTLMHEYEHEVFGVLFLDTKHRVIRFEELFKGTLDAASVYPREVTKRALELNAAAVILVHNHPSGDPEPSEADKRITHRLRDALSLVDIRTLDHVVVASEGCVSLAERGYL from the coding sequence ATGAAAAACAAAAAGTTCTTAGCTGGCGAAGAAGCCGGTACTTACATCGTTCCTGAGCAAGTGACTGAAGCAGATATCTTAGATATGGCGCTCAAGCTTGCCCGTGGTCGATTGAGTAAAGGTCGCAAAATTGAACAGCCATCATCGGCGTTCTCATACCTGCAAACACTGATGCACGAGTATGAGCACGAGGTTTTTGGTGTGCTGTTTCTTGATACAAAGCATCGCGTCATTCGATTTGAAGAGCTGTTCAAAGGCACTTTAGATGCGGCGAGCGTGTATCCAAGGGAAGTAACAAAGCGTGCGCTAGAGCTTAATGCGGCAGCAGTGATACTGGTTCATAACCATCCATCGGGTGATCCTGAACCCAGTGAAGCTGATAAACGCATTACTCATCGACTCCGTGACGCCTTGTCACTTGTTGATATTCGAACGCTTGACCATGTTGTGGTCGCATCCGAGGGCTGCGTTTCGCTTGCCGAACGCGGTTATCTTTAA
- a CDS encoding DUF7146 domain-containing protein: MALPLQIDTVRPYLNGQWLQVLAALVPELDAAIARKGRHVACPVHGGRDGFRLFKDAEYTGGGVCNSCGIFHDGFELLSWINGWNFAQSVEAIGQVLGIQPGQVPTRVIPSNAVDWKTKKQEEDKAIIHRLNQTWGETLSLADTRSQPVWNYLHRRGIVTRLRPEWDSVLRFHPNLPYHDEDGLFIDSYPALLGKIVTRQGRSATFHRIYLSEDGFKAPVEKPKKMMPIPSDRTITGGAIPIGKPGEVLGVSEGIETALAVSRATGQTCWSVVNATLLARFEPPSNVKMLYIWADHDLSESGLNAANELKKKAWQKGILTQVLIPPIPTSLGVKSWDWNDVLNVYGAMGFPKVHI, from the coding sequence ATGGCGTTACCTTTACAAATTGACACAGTAAGGCCATATCTCAATGGCCAATGGCTTCAAGTCTTGGCGGCATTGGTGCCAGAACTTGATGCCGCTATTGCTCGAAAAGGCCGTCATGTGGCTTGTCCTGTTCATGGGGGTCGTGATGGCTTTAGGCTATTCAAAGATGCTGAATATACCGGAGGTGGCGTTTGTAACTCCTGCGGTATCTTTCATGATGGCTTTGAACTGTTGTCCTGGATTAATGGATGGAACTTTGCTCAGTCTGTTGAAGCAATCGGTCAAGTTCTAGGTATTCAACCCGGACAAGTACCAACTCGGGTAATACCGAGTAACGCTGTTGACTGGAAGACTAAAAAGCAGGAAGAGGACAAAGCGATTATCCATCGCTTGAATCAAACCTGGGGAGAAACGTTATCCCTTGCAGATACTCGTTCGCAACCTGTTTGGAACTACTTGCATCGTCGTGGCATTGTTACGCGGCTTCGTCCTGAATGGGATTCGGTGCTGAGGTTTCATCCAAACTTGCCTTACCATGATGAAGATGGTCTGTTTATCGATAGCTACCCAGCGCTGCTAGGTAAAATCGTTACTCGACAAGGGCGTTCGGCCACGTTTCATCGGATCTACCTAAGTGAAGATGGATTCAAAGCGCCGGTTGAAAAGCCTAAAAAGATGATGCCGATACCAAGTGACAGAACAATCACTGGTGGTGCCATTCCTATAGGTAAGCCTGGTGAAGTACTAGGCGTTTCTGAAGGTATAGAAACGGCCCTAGCGGTAAGCAGAGCAACGGGGCAAACATGTTGGTCGGTTGTGAATGCAACCCTACTGGCTAGGTTTGAACCACCAAGTAATGTGAAAATGCTGTACATCTGGGCAGACCACGATCTCTCTGAGAGCGGCCTGAATGCAGCGAATGAACTCAAGAAAAAAGCCTGGCAGAAAGGCATTCTGACGCAAGTGTTGATCCCCCCGATACCAACGTCACTTGGCGTGAAAAGTTGGGATTGGAATGATGTGCTGAATGTTTACGGTGCCATGGGCTTTCCGAAAGTTCATATCTGA
- a CDS encoding ImmA/IrrE family metallo-endopeptidase, translated as MEEQKGAKEAESLLEDLGFDHLPINVNQFINAISDESFPVSIEFFAFESDQFLGKAVGNENGAGIIINSNIPDSRRLNFTAAHEIGHVCMHIMQGSSQNFACGNSEMGDYFKDPLERQANGFASGLLMPRRLVKPLTDGEVNWHNIKQISDFCNTSLEAVFRRLAWLEKAPVAMVIHQNKQFKRFVPTAHFDFYIQKTILSTDQLVSCVDVNYQAYPNEYDVVDPIDWVVPKRNGILLTELYASSILLKDGFIYTLLSYDDDCLEEVEDLDNLEMEHSQHFGRK; from the coding sequence ATGGAAGAACAAAAAGGAGCAAAGGAGGCCGAATCTTTACTTGAAGATCTGGGTTTTGATCATTTACCTATAAATGTAAATCAATTTATTAATGCTATTTCGGACGAAAGCTTCCCTGTTAGCATAGAATTCTTTGCTTTTGAATCTGATCAGTTTTTAGGTAAGGCTGTAGGCAATGAAAATGGGGCAGGCATTATTATCAATAGTAATATTCCTGATTCTCGACGACTAAACTTCACTGCGGCACATGAAATAGGACATGTCTGCATGCACATCATGCAAGGCTCTTCTCAGAATTTTGCGTGTGGCAACTCTGAGATGGGTGATTACTTTAAAGATCCACTCGAACGCCAAGCGAATGGCTTTGCATCTGGATTATTAATGCCTAGGCGGTTAGTTAAGCCTTTGACTGATGGCGAAGTAAATTGGCATAACATCAAGCAAATATCTGATTTCTGCAACACATCTTTGGAAGCTGTATTTAGAAGACTAGCATGGCTTGAGAAAGCGCCAGTAGCAATGGTAATCCACCAAAACAAGCAGTTTAAGCGTTTTGTTCCTACTGCGCATTTTGATTTTTATATTCAAAAGACCATCCTATCTACCGATCAATTAGTTTCTTGTGTAGATGTAAATTACCAAGCTTATCCAAATGAATATGATGTTGTAGATCCTATAGATTGGGTCGTACCTAAGCGTAATGGAATTCTATTAACCGAGTTATACGCCAGCTCAATTCTGTTGAAGGATGGGTTTATTTATACTTTATTAAGCTACGATGATGACTGCTTGGAAGAAGTTGAAGATTTAGATAATCTGGAAATGGAGCACTCTCAACATTTTGGTCGAAAATGA
- a CDS encoding helix-turn-helix domain-containing protein, giving the protein MADKIQQAALISKNIKHMRELLGWTQSRLASEAGITAAALSKIEKDEGRMPTIVVLRKIASALGVKPYEITGEDAPEDSGDKTTEFYRKWGELDKLPEQDQRILREMMERFTKK; this is encoded by the coding sequence ATGGCTGACAAAATTCAACAAGCCGCACTTATCAGTAAAAACATAAAACACATGCGAGAGTTACTTGGTTGGACACAGTCAAGGCTGGCTAGCGAGGCTGGGATAACAGCAGCAGCACTGAGCAAAATAGAAAAAGACGAAGGCCGAATGCCAACTATTGTTGTGCTAAGAAAGATCGCTTCGGCACTAGGTGTAAAACCCTATGAAATAACCGGAGAAGATGCTCCGGAAGATTCAGGAGATAAAACCACTGAATTCTATCGAAAGTGGGGAGAACTTGATAAGCTGCCAGAACAGGATCAGCGTATATTACGAGAAATGATGGAACGCTTCACCAAGAAGTAA
- a CDS encoding metal-dependent hydrolase, with the protein MNGFAHALTGATSGLAIALLEKEAIKDKPELLLAAPVAGSLFGKLPDIVEPAFKNPNHRQFFHSLAFVGLVGYGLKKVYDWKPEDRTEKAIRLLALCAAVGYLSHLMLDATTPRSLPVFGKL; encoded by the coding sequence TTGAATGGTTTTGCACATGCATTAACAGGCGCTACATCTGGATTAGCAATCGCGCTATTGGAAAAAGAAGCGATAAAAGATAAGCCCGAACTACTTTTGGCCGCCCCGGTGGCTGGTTCGTTGTTCGGGAAACTGCCAGACATTGTCGAGCCTGCATTTAAAAATCCAAATCACAGGCAGTTCTTTCATAGTCTGGCCTTTGTGGGTTTAGTTGGGTATGGCCTGAAGAAAGTATATGACTGGAAGCCGGAAGACCGAACTGAAAAAGCTATCCGTCTGTTAGCACTATGCGCTGCTGTGGGATATTTAAGCCACCTGATGCTAGATGCTACGACACCGAGAAGTCTGCCAGTTTTCGGCAAGCTTTAG
- a CDS encoding nucleotidyltransferase domain-containing protein translates to MSVQNKFIKFHDKIKLGREDEAYREARAKDNSILDELKTEFKNAGYPIIETFIQGSLSMYTGIKHPEADFDIDRAVVIDADSAPDDPVEVKKLVLKVLEKRGFKNAKIKKPCVTADYMNLNLHIDIVIYRKRDERYELAVGKLNSNAENRVWSPSEPKKLIQHVNDSSQYIGSADLKIRQVKRLVRYVKRWRDEKFGQNVGKKVFSIGLTLMLKDKFCPSISDDGKVSDLQSLRDTVSAILNANYFQWVEDAKYKVNVRLPVQPYRNVFENSSIDTGTQLYNKLNAMLTKLDQALNEDSLRKQCEILQGLFGGDFEVPDKEQDSNAKKVAYSSAGVVGTSQGA, encoded by the coding sequence ATGTCTGTGCAAAACAAGTTCATAAAATTTCATGATAAGATAAAACTCGGCAGAGAGGATGAAGCCTATCGGGAAGCCAGAGCCAAGGATAATAGTATCTTGGACGAACTCAAAACCGAATTTAAAAACGCGGGTTATCCAATAATAGAAACATTTATTCAGGGTTCTTTAAGCATGTATACAGGCATAAAGCACCCTGAAGCTGACTTTGATATCGATAGAGCAGTGGTTATTGATGCAGACAGTGCTCCTGATGATCCAGTTGAAGTTAAAAAGCTTGTGCTAAAAGTTTTGGAAAAGCGCGGCTTTAAAAATGCAAAAATCAAAAAGCCTTGTGTCACTGCTGACTACATGAATTTAAACCTGCATATCGACATTGTCATATACCGGAAACGAGATGAGCGGTATGAACTGGCAGTGGGTAAATTAAACTCAAATGCAGAAAACCGCGTGTGGTCTCCTTCCGAGCCAAAAAAACTGATACAACATGTTAATGACAGCAGCCAGTACATTGGATCAGCAGACCTGAAAATCAGACAGGTTAAACGCTTGGTCAGATACGTAAAACGCTGGCGCGACGAAAAGTTCGGCCAAAATGTTGGCAAAAAAGTGTTTTCAATTGGACTTACACTAATGCTGAAAGACAAGTTTTGTCCATCTATCAGCGATGACGGCAAAGTCAGTGACTTGCAATCGCTGCGCGACACTGTTTCAGCAATTTTGAATGCCAATTATTTCCAGTGGGTTGAAGATGCTAAGTACAAAGTCAATGTGCGGTTACCGGTTCAACCATACAGAAATGTGTTTGAAAACAGTAGCATTGACACTGGAACACAGCTCTATAATAAGCTGAATGCGATGCTGACTAAACTTGATCAGGCATTGAACGAGGACTCTTTGCGTAAACAATGTGAAATTTTGCAGGGGCTTTTCGGTGGCGATTTTGAAGTGCCAGATAAGGAGCAAGACAGTAATGCCAAGAAAGTGGCATATAGCAGTGCTGGGGTAGTTGGAACGTCACAGGGAGCATAA
- a CDS encoding ThiF family adenylyltransferase — protein sequence MLSEIKQHLIKQGFNCTTIEAGAGERIVVETTILNHSIQLMMVEDPPYYSLPGFFLINPDFLGRLAHVSVHEYAGIQIGAVCVNAPESLSVNFEQPLLVVEESLRRHISLLEKCITNPDWNHSELLREFYSDWLRICDPDSFKPLLANIARPVLQTLSVYSPVNGKQFGIESHYMVHPADDSLSGISDIQLSIQKDNRRIAGKAVVIPIETLTPAPKYSDALDEWYLHTISSLPIKVRTELQQKYGQWRETAYWVVFTAKTVNDERTWFALKLSGKAKKALPLSDEKLKNWKLEALPIRLFNQENTVERGGGILTLAGKKVAVIGVGSVGSEIAHKLSAAGIRHLTLVDPDLYEINNLYRHILEQHWVGAPKTVALSVALQRQFPWSCAQWKLDKLMEFARSSRMNDFDLIVIAIGNPTQERLFKQYLLDTNSKVAVINSWLEGYGVGGHATLDISNAKGCLLCSYVCQETGCRGLVSNMNFIEPDQVTMKSVAGCGEQFISYGAASSAQTGVMAANLAIRYLEGKQTKSCKVSWKGLDEDAMAEGIRLTHRYYNFSSSLEYLPLVDEDCDVCTH from the coding sequence TTGCTAAGCGAAATAAAACAGCACCTTATCAAGCAGGGCTTTAACTGCACAACCATTGAAGCAGGTGCAGGAGAGAGGATCGTAGTGGAAACAACGATCCTTAATCACTCCATACAATTGATGATGGTAGAAGATCCTCCTTACTATAGCCTACCCGGATTTTTCTTAATTAACCCTGATTTCTTAGGCAGGCTGGCTCATGTATCTGTTCATGAATATGCGGGGATTCAGATTGGCGCTGTTTGTGTTAATGCACCAGAGTCCCTATCAGTCAATTTCGAACAACCACTATTAGTTGTAGAGGAATCGCTTCGCAGACATATCTCATTGTTAGAGAAGTGCATAACGAATCCAGATTGGAACCATAGTGAATTGCTTCGTGAGTTCTACAGTGACTGGTTGCGAATCTGTGATCCAGATAGCTTTAAACCCTTGTTGGCAAATATCGCAAGACCAGTCCTACAAACGTTATCGGTATATAGCCCGGTAAATGGCAAACAATTTGGCATCGAAAGCCACTATATGGTTCACCCGGCTGATGATTCGCTTTCGGGTATCAGTGATATTCAGCTGTCTATACAGAAAGATAATCGACGCATAGCAGGAAAAGCGGTTGTGATTCCAATCGAGACACTTACTCCTGCACCTAAATATTCAGATGCTCTCGATGAATGGTATTTACATACAATATCTTCGCTACCGATAAAGGTTAGAACTGAATTACAACAAAAATACGGTCAATGGCGTGAAACTGCTTATTGGGTCGTATTTACCGCCAAGACTGTTAATGATGAACGTACTTGGTTCGCACTGAAACTTAGCGGTAAAGCCAAAAAAGCGCTACCACTATCAGATGAAAAGCTAAAAAACTGGAAATTAGAAGCTTTACCTATACGGCTCTTCAATCAAGAAAATACTGTGGAACGTGGTGGTGGTATTCTGACGTTAGCAGGCAAAAAGGTAGCTGTGATAGGTGTTGGTTCAGTAGGCAGTGAAATTGCGCATAAGTTGTCTGCTGCCGGTATTAGGCATTTAACATTAGTAGATCCTGACTTATATGAAATCAATAATCTATATCGCCATATTTTAGAACAGCATTGGGTGGGAGCACCTAAAACCGTAGCCTTAAGTGTAGCTCTTCAACGACAATTTCCCTGGTCTTGTGCACAATGGAAACTAGATAAACTGATGGAGTTTGCTCGAAGTAGCCGTATGAATGATTTTGACCTGATCGTTATTGCTATAGGCAATCCGACCCAGGAACGATTGTTTAAACAATACCTTTTGGATACCAACTCAAAAGTTGCAGTAATTAACAGTTGGTTGGAAGGTTATGGTGTCGGTGGCCATGCAACATTGGATATTTCCAATGCTAAGGGTTGCCTATTGTGCTCTTACGTTTGCCAGGAAACAGGTTGCAGAGGTCTGGTGTCGAATATGAATTTTATCGAACCTGACCAGGTAACCATGAAAAGCGTTGCTGGCTGTGGAGAACAATTTATTTCATATGGCGCAGCAAGTTCGGCTCAAACTGGTGTCATGGCAGCAAATTTGGCCATTCGGTATTTGGAAGGCAAACAAACTAAATCCTGCAAAGTCAGTTGGAAAGGTTTAGATGAAGATGCAATGGCAGAGGGCATCAGGCTGACTCATCGCTACTACAATTTCAGCAGTTCGCTTGAATACTTACCTTTAGTTGATGAGGACTGCGATGTCTGCACTCATTGA
- a CDS encoding Mov34/MPN/PAD-1 family protein has translation MSALIEQDTGIKDTKIYLSEQLIALWYSYRQVSRDRSEAFGALIGSQSADANEFWLEHCTTPQKEDSATRVNFNMRAPHHQKSVDSYYESSHGKLGYLGTWHTHPEPTPTPSNIDITDWKKCIKRNPDRQLIFVIVGQKDVCIFREINGSFKRIFKEKIDD, from the coding sequence ATGTCTGCACTCATTGAACAAGACACTGGCATCAAAGATACGAAAATTTACCTTTCAGAACAGCTAATTGCTCTTTGGTATTCATACAGACAGGTGTCGCGTGATAGAAGTGAAGCTTTTGGAGCACTAATTGGCTCTCAGTCCGCTGATGCTAACGAGTTTTGGCTGGAACACTGTACTACCCCACAGAAAGAAGATTCAGCTACCAGAGTTAACTTTAATATGCGTGCCCCTCACCACCAAAAATCAGTTGATTCTTATTATGAAAGTTCGCATGGCAAGCTAGGCTACTTGGGCACATGGCACACACATCCCGAACCAACACCTACTCCATCGAATATTGATATTACTGATTGGAAGAAATGCATAAAACGTAACCCTGACAGACAGTTAATCTTTGTGATTGTTGGTCAAAAAGATGTCTGTATCTTTCGGGAAATTAACGGGTCATTTAAACGGATTTTTAAGGAAAAAATTGATGACTGA